A genomic window from Silene latifolia isolate original U9 population chromosome 11, ASM4854445v1, whole genome shotgun sequence includes:
- the LOC141613154 gene encoding uncharacterized protein LOC141613154, producing MVPQDHINFKRAFISHEIRNLVEGDWGYKVNSVVTYILDKYGYTISYTKAWNAKQRAIEEIFGDWDKSYELLPRFMQGLKESNPGTIVQFYTTPTTNPNVQTFKRVFWAFKPCIDGFEHCRPVLSIDGTHLYGKFKGTILIAVSIDANNQIFAGCFCYC from the coding sequence ATGGTTCCTCAAGACCACATTAATTTCAAACGAGCATTCATAAGTCATGAGATTCGTAACCTTGTTGAGGGAGATTGGGGATATAAAGTTAACTCTGTTGTTACTTATATTTTAGATAAGTATGGTTACACAATTTCATACACCAAGGCTTGGAATGCAAAACAAAGAGCAATTGAGGAAATATTTGGAGATTGGGATAAATCATATGAGTTGCTACCTCGTTTCATGCAAGGTTTAAAAGAATCTAATCCTGGAACTATTGTCCAATTTtatacaacaccaacaacaaatCCAAATGTGCAAACATTCAAGCGTGTTTTTTGGGCATTTAAACCATGTATTGATGGCTTTGAACATTGTCGACCAGTTTTAAGCATTGATGGAACTCACTTATATGGAAAGTTCAAGGGAACTATTTTGATAGCAGTGTCAATTGATGCCAATAACCAAATTTTTGCCGGTTGCTTTTGCTATTGTTGA